One stretch of Ornithinimicrobium ciconiae DNA includes these proteins:
- the mnmA gene encoding tRNA 2-thiouridine(34) synthase MnmA: MRVVAAMSGGVDSAVAASRMLEAGHEVVGVHLALSQSAATLRESARGCCTIEDAGDARRVADRLGIPFYVWDMAARFREDVVEDFIAEYAAGRTPNPCLRCNEKIKFAALLDKALALGFDAVATGHYAQIREAPDDAGQVRRELHRAVDMAKDQSYVLGVLDAEQLARAFFPLGDTTKPDVRAEAAARGFSIAKKPDSHDICFIADGDTRGWLAQRLGEQPGEIVDTEGTVLGEHGGSFGYTVGQRKGLGLRVPAADGAPRYVLETRPATNTVVVGTAELLGVDEITGDHARWCGPAPEGIVSVGAQVRAHGEEIPATAWADGDTVEVRLERRIRGVAPGQSVVLYEGTRVVGSATIAATATSQRR; encoded by the coding sequence ATGCGGGTCGTCGCTGCCATGAGCGGCGGGGTCGACTCCGCCGTCGCCGCCTCCCGGATGCTGGAGGCCGGGCACGAGGTCGTCGGGGTGCACCTCGCGCTGAGCCAGTCCGCAGCCACGCTGCGCGAGAGCGCCCGCGGCTGCTGCACGATCGAGGACGCCGGGGACGCGCGACGGGTCGCCGACCGGCTCGGCATCCCCTTCTATGTCTGGGACATGGCGGCACGCTTCCGCGAGGATGTGGTCGAGGACTTCATCGCGGAGTATGCCGCAGGACGCACCCCCAACCCGTGCCTGCGCTGCAACGAGAAGATCAAGTTCGCCGCGCTGCTGGACAAGGCGCTCGCGCTGGGCTTCGACGCGGTCGCCACCGGCCACTACGCGCAGATCCGGGAGGCCCCTGACGACGCCGGTCAGGTCCGACGCGAGTTGCACCGTGCCGTCGACATGGCCAAGGACCAGTCCTACGTGCTCGGGGTGCTCGACGCCGAGCAGCTCGCGCGCGCGTTCTTCCCGCTGGGCGACACGACCAAGCCGGACGTCCGGGCCGAGGCGGCCGCGCGCGGCTTCTCGATCGCCAAGAAGCCGGACAGTCACGACATCTGCTTCATCGCCGACGGCGACACCCGCGGCTGGCTCGCGCAGCGCCTGGGGGAGCAGCCCGGCGAGATCGTTGACACCGAGGGCACCGTGCTGGGGGAGCACGGCGGGAGCTTCGGATACACCGTCGGGCAGCGCAAGGGCCTGGGGCTGCGCGTTCCCGCGGCCGACGGTGCGCCGCGCTATGTCCTGGAGACCCGCCCCGCGACCAACACCGTCGTCGTGGGCACTGCCGAGCTGCTCGGGGTGGACGAGATCACCGGCGACCACGCCCGCTGGTGCGGCCCCGCGCCCGAGGGCATCGTGTCGGTCGGGGCTCAGGTGCGCGCGCACGGCGAGGAGATTCCGGCGACGGCCTGGGCCGATGGCGACACGGTGGAGGTCCGGTTGGAGCGGCGGATCCGCGGCGTGGCCCCAGGCCAGTCCGTGGTCCTCTATGAGGGGACCCGCGTGGTGGGGTCGGCGACCATCGCCGCGACCGCCACGAGCCAGCGACGGTGA
- a CDS encoding cysteine desulfurase family protein, translating to MPDAPTYLDHAATTAVLPEVIETIADHMHRVGNPSSLHGAGRDARRIVEESRESIASDLGVRPSEVIFTSGGTESDNMAVKGTWLQNHENDTGRNLLIVSAIEHHAVLDSVEHLVTEHGADIVWLEPDVEGRVDPAVLAQVLRERSGEAALVSVMWANNETGAVQPVAELAALSREHGVPFHTDAVQALGQVPLPLGEVGADLVALTGHKIGGPVGVGLLVAGRDQSPVPLTHGGGQERQIRSGTLDTAGIAGLAIAVRRAVADQELHAKTMIGLRDRLIEGALALDPTIQVSGFWEPGDGSRRLPANAHLRVPGCDGDSLLYLLDAAGVQCSTGSACRAGVPQPSHVLLAMGIEEEDARGSLRLTLGRTSTDADVDAFLAALPGAIDRGRRARGAARAT from the coding sequence ACATGCACCGGGTCGGCAACCCGAGCTCGCTGCACGGAGCGGGACGCGACGCGCGGCGGATTGTCGAGGAGTCCCGGGAGTCGATCGCCAGCGACCTGGGGGTGCGGCCCTCGGAGGTCATCTTCACTTCCGGCGGCACCGAGTCCGACAACATGGCCGTCAAGGGCACCTGGCTGCAGAACCACGAGAACGACACCGGGCGCAACCTGCTGATCGTCAGCGCCATCGAGCACCACGCCGTCCTGGACTCCGTCGAGCACCTGGTCACCGAGCACGGCGCCGACATCGTCTGGCTCGAGCCGGACGTCGAAGGCCGGGTCGACCCGGCCGTGCTCGCGCAGGTCCTGAGGGAGCGGTCCGGCGAGGCAGCCCTGGTGAGCGTGATGTGGGCCAACAACGAGACCGGAGCGGTGCAGCCGGTCGCCGAGTTGGCAGCGCTGTCGCGCGAGCACGGCGTGCCCTTCCACACCGACGCGGTCCAGGCCCTGGGACAGGTGCCACTGCCGCTGGGCGAGGTCGGCGCCGACCTGGTCGCCCTCACCGGGCACAAGATCGGTGGGCCCGTCGGTGTCGGCCTGCTGGTGGCAGGTCGTGACCAGAGCCCGGTCCCGCTGACCCACGGCGGCGGCCAGGAGCGGCAGATCCGCAGCGGCACCCTGGACACGGCGGGCATCGCCGGCCTGGCGATCGCTGTGCGCCGAGCCGTGGCCGACCAGGAGCTGCACGCCAAGACGATGATCGGCCTGCGCGACCGGCTGATCGAGGGAGCCCTCGCCCTGGACCCGACGATCCAGGTGAGTGGCTTCTGGGAGCCGGGCGACGGCAGCCGACGTCTGCCGGCCAACGCCCACCTGCGGGTCCCTGGCTGCGACGGCGACTCCCTCCTCTATCTGCTCGACGCCGCTGGCGTGCAGTGCTCGACCGGGTCGGCGTGCCGGGCCGGGGTGCCGCAGCCCAGCCACGTGCTGCTCGCCATGGGCATCGAGGAGGAGGACGCCCGCGGGTCGCTGCGGCTGACTCTGGGACGCACCTCCACCGACGCCGACGTGGACGCCTTCCTGGCCGCGCTGCCCGGGGCGATCGACCGGGGCCGCCGGGCACGGGGCGCCGCCAGGGCCACCTGA